One part of the Vicia villosa cultivar HV-30 ecotype Madison, WI linkage group LG6, Vvil1.0, whole genome shotgun sequence genome encodes these proteins:
- the LOC131613361 gene encoding uncharacterized protein LOC131613361 yields MDQRPSKMHFNQRKTTPLSFSRQQWGPNCHNQPPSTPQWGPNPSSHNQPPSKVVLTPVHSVGSERNIADSATKIQRVARGFLVRKSVKKMMKMKVELEEIRKKVNDEETVKMIKEVQMERLKMDESLATLLLRLDSVRVFGCSALRGVRRSLVKRAIFLQEFVDQIQMVEEKNKDDDDDGKCARVRAATKIQMVARGYLVRKDMKKMLKIKMELDEIEKKVNNKETVKIMKKKQEERISMNGAIMDLLLRLDSVIVFPCSPLREFRKSLINKAIFLDEFVDQVQTVDLADKHEEVTKVWIDSEILTRMMMDENLEMVRRIKDDSKKQTSVLTSLTQRVEQLERAFSCDKNRRYVCKT; encoded by the coding sequence ATGGATCAGCGACCTAGCAAGATGCATTTTAACCAGAGGAAAACAACACCACTTTCCTTCTCCAGACAACAATGGGGTCCTAATTGTCACAACCAGCCACCGTCGACACCCCAATGGGGTCCTAATCCTAGTAGTCACAACCAACCACCATCCAAGGTGGTTTTGACTCCGGTTCATTCCGTTGGATCGGAGAGAAATATAGCCGATTCAGCGACGAAGATTCAGAGGGTTGCGAGAGGGTTTCTGGTGAGGAAGagtgtgaagaagatgatgaagatgaaggtggaGTTGGAGGAGATTAGAAAGAAGGTGAATGATGAAGAAACTGTGAAGATGATAAAGGAAGTGCAGATGGAGAGGTTAAAGATGGATGAAAGCCTCGCGACTTTGCTTCTTAGGTTGGATTCTGTTAGAGTGTTTGGTTGTTCGGCGCTTCGGGGGGTTAGAAGGTCACTCGTTAAGAGAGCTATTTTTCTTCAAGAATTTGTTGATCAAATTCAAATGGTGGAGGAGAAGAATAAGGATGACGACGATGATGGTAAATGCGCGAGGGTTAGGGCGGCGACGAAGATTCAGATGGTTGCTAGAGGGTATCTTGTGAGGAAAGACATGAAGAAGATGCTGAAGATAAAGATGGAGTTGGATGAGATTGAGAAGAAGGTGAATAACAAAGAAACTGTGAAGATCATGAAGAAAAAGCAAGAAGAGAGAATAAGTATGAATGGAGCCATCATGGATTTGCTTCTTAGGTTAGATTCTGTTATAGTGTTTCCTTGCTCCCCTCTTAGGGAGTTCAGAAAATCACTTATCAATAAGGCtatttttcttgatgaatttgTTGATCAAGTTCAAACGGTGGATCTCGCAGACAAGCACGAGGAGGTGACGAAGGTATGGATTGATAGTGAAATATTGACAAGGATGATGATGGATGAGAATTTGGAAATGGTGAGAAGGATTAAGGATGATAGTAAGAAGCAAACTTCAGTTCTTACATCTTTGACACAAAGAGTGGAGCAGCTTGAGAGAGCATTCAGTTGTGATAAGAATAGAAGATATGTTTGCAAAACATAG